The Ailuropoda melanoleuca isolate Jingjing unplaced genomic scaffold, ASM200744v2 unplaced-scaffold2108, whole genome shotgun sequence genomic interval gtggcacagcggttaagcgtctgccttcggctcagggcgtgatcccggcgttatgNcggggcgcctgggtggcacagcggttaagcgtctgccttcagctcagggcatgatcccggcattctgggattgagccccacatcaggctcctccgctatgagcctgcttcttcctctcccactcccctgctgtgttccctctctcgctggctgtctctatctctgtcgcataaataaataaaatctttaaaaaaaaaaaaaagaaatgccatctCCTGAAATTACACACTTGTGTTGGTGGGGAGGGTGGCGTAAGCAGAAACAGATGGCTAAGAACAGTATAGACCTTGGGAATAAACAGATCAAGACAACTTTGGCCTCTTCCTGGCTCTGTAGGATAGATCTCAGAGTGCAAACCACTCCTAGTCTGATTGTGAATTGCTTTTACATATTTTCCCCAAGGGACTTGGGAGTTTCATTTGGATATCTTGTCATCTAAACTGTGATGTTTTGCATTCGCCAGAGTCTTTCTTCTCCTAGCTCTGTCTGATCTGGAGCTCGTGGCCCAATCTATGGCCTTTCTTTTTGCGGGCTACGAGACCACTAgcacttctctttccctctttgccTATGAATTGGCCACTCACCCTGATGTCCAGCAGAAACTGCAGGAGGAGATTGATGCGACTTTCCCCAATAAGGTGAGCGGGCCATACCTGAGGAGAGAGGTCAGAATAAGCTCTGTTATGCCTTAGTAAGAGATTAGCCCTCAAATCTAGTGGGTTTACATAGCAAAAGTTTACTTCTGATTCACATTTGCATGTCCACGGTGGGTATTAGTTGAGGAAGGGAGTCTCTGCTGCACATACATATTTGGTGATACAGGGTAAAGAGGCTCTGCTTTCTTATACGTCCATTATCTAGAATGTGAGGACTTTATGTTGGCCAGGGAATAAAGAACGACAGTGTTGCTCACTTGCTTTTCCAGTATTTGGCCCTGAACTGATATACAGCTCCTCAGATCACAGCCCATTTTCGAAGTGGTTTCCCCTAAGTTCAGGTGGGCTGGGAACTATGGGGGTCTACATGGATCCTGGGTGAGCAGTGAGTGCCTCTGCCACACAGCCTATGAAGGGTCAACTCTAATTATCTCAGTGTAACAAGTCAGAAACTGAACTACAGAGACATAACAGAACTTTCTTTCACCATCACATACCTAAAAGCCAAGCTATGAACCAGGATGCCTAGATCCTGATAGAACTCGTAACCTCTACAACATTGGCTCTTAAATATAACACCAAGCAATAGACACAGTTGCCCACAGTTTTCAGACCTCTGCACAAACTGGAATGCTCTGCTTATGAAGACACCTGGCCTCTGGGGCTGGAACGGCTTATTTGGTTTATTGTCAGCCTTGAAGCAACAACTATGAGACCCTTCCAGCAACAGAGGGTGGGGTTGAGGGTAGAGTTCTTATTCCCTTTACATCTTTTCCTAGAACTGAAATTGTATACCATGGTACCATATAATCTTGATCTTTTCTCATATTTGTGTTAGAGAAGAACTAGTTTCCCTCCAaattatttatagaatttttacaTAATATAGTGCTTCTCTCCAAACTTTATATATATCATCAAAAACTAGGAAGCAGGATATTTCACCTAGAAGATTTTATGCAGAATagaggatttttttctgttgccCATTCTCTTTCCTTGGTACAGATGTGTGGGCCctcttttgaaagaaaacagtGACTTCAGCATATTGCAAGTAAGAGCAAAGGTTATAGGCTTTTAGTCAGTTTTGTTTACACAAGAATAACCAGTACATGGTGGTGAGAGGGATTTTAGGCCCTGTTTAGGGGGCTGTCCCAGCAGTCTCCGCTAGTGACATGTCACATGTGTAGACACATGTCAGTGGGCCACTGAGCAGGTCAAAGTACATGCTAGATATTAAAATGCACTTAAATGCTAAGATCCTTTGCTGAAATAAATAACTCTTAGTGATTCCTGACACTTCAGTAGTAGTGTATAGACTGAGTTGAAATTGATCCCAAATCTCAGTTTATCAAAATaggtttctttccttccaggcACCACCCACTTACGATGCCCTTGTACAGATGGAGTATCTGGACATGGTGTTGAATGAAACTCTCAGGTTATACCCAATCGGTGGTAGACTTGAGAGGGTGTGTAAGAAAGATGTGGAAGTCAGTGGTGTGTTCATTCCCAAagggacagtggtgatggtgcCAGTCTTTACTCTTCATCGAGACCTGGATTTCTGGCCAGAGCCTGAAGAGTTCCGTCCTGAAAGGTATAGAGAACCCTGGAAAGGGGAACCTACCCTCTTATTGGAGGATATTCTAACATCTGTTAGTGTAGATGACAAGCATGTGGTTGTACAATTACTTATTTGGACATCTTTTTGCTCTCAGAGGTTTTTTCCTTACTACAAAATGATTGTTCTTTGGTGTCAGTATTTTATAAACTATTgactagaaacaaagaaaattatagtcATCGACAGAACCAGTAAGTTAAGATTATCAATAATGTCATGTATCTCCTTATGGACATTTTTCTATGATTATATAGGTTACTAAAAATTAGGATGGTATTATAATTTCTGGTTTTAAACTGCTTATTTTAATGTAACATTGGACTACAAACAGCATGCTGTATTTCTGTGTGTGATTATATGtgtatgacttattttttttagccACTATCATCTTTCAGGAAATAggccttttttccctttaagtttTTCTGTCCTCTCTAGCTCTCTGAAttcaccccccagcccccacattCCATGTCTGTAAACCTTGG includes:
- the LOC117797980 gene encoding cytochrome P450 3A12-like → LSDLELVAQSMAFLFAGYETTSTSLSLFAYELATHPDVQQKLQEEIDATFPNKAPPTYDALVQMEYLDMVLNETLRLYPIGGRLERVCKKDVEVSGVFIPKGTVVMVPVFTLHRDLDFWPEPEEFRPERYREPWKGEPTLLLEDILTSVSVDDKHVVVQLLIWTSFCSQRFFPYYKMIVLWCQYFINY